A stretch of DNA from Deinococcus sp. YIM 134068:
TGATCTCCATGTGAACGTCGGTGCGGCCCGGCCCCTCGGTGCGGCCCACCTCGCGGAAGCCGCACGCCAGAAAGGCCCGCTGGGCGCGGCGGTTGTGCCCGAAGGTCGTCAGCCGGACGCGGGAGAGCGGTACGCGGCGGCCCCCCGCCTCCTCCCCCCCAAAGGCCCACAGCAGCAGGGCCATCACCGCCTCGCGCCCGTAGCCCTGGCCCCACAGCGTTCTCACGCCGATCATGACGCCCAGCGTGGCGACGGTCGGCGTGCTGGGGGGCGGGGGGCGCAGGTCGTACAGCTCCGCGCTGCCGATGAGGGTGCCGGTTTCACTCAGCACGCCGAAGCCCGCGCGCTCGCCCGTGTCCTCCTCCTCCAGCATGACCCGGCGGAAGAGCCATTCGGGGAGGCGGATGGGCTTGGCCGCGTTCCAGTCGGCGAGTTCGCGGTCGCGGAAGAAGCGATAGAGGGTGCCCCACTCGGCGGGGGTGAACTCCGGCACGGGCTTCAGGGTGACGCGGCCCCAGCGAATGCCTGTCTCTTGCGCCCCCACACCCATGCGCGTCAGTCTAGCCTCCCCGTTCCGGTTCCCGGTGACGGTTGACCGAGGGTACCCAGCGCCCGCGTCACGTCCCGCGTCAGGCGCTCGAGGTGAAAGGCGTCCCCCTCCGCCCGCTCCACCGTCCCGCCCTCACCCACCACGAGGAGCGCGAGGGTGCGCCCCCCCGCGTGCCGCACGAAGACGCCGGGATGCCCGACGAGGGCGGCGCGGTCCTCCTCCGCCAGCACCCCCCACGCGGGGTCCTCGCCCGTCAGGCCGAGGTGGGCGGTGGGCAGCTCTCGCGCCGCCAGTTCGCCCTCCAGCCAATCAATCGCGTCAGTTCGCCCCGCAAGCAACCCCTGCTCGATGTGGGGCCGGGTCAGGTTGTAGCGCACGGGCCGACCATCGCGCCGCCGCAGGTCGCCCCCCGCCGCCCGCACGAGGGCATGTCCCGCCGCGATGTCCCACTCGCTACGCGGACTCATCGTGAAGGTCACGTCCGCCTCGCCCGCCGCGATGCGCGCCAGCTTCAGGGCGATGGAACCGCTGGGCGACATGCCGGGCAGGTCGTGGCGGTGCAGCTCCCGCTTGTACTCCGTGTCCGACACGCTGACCACATATGCGGTCCGGCTGTTGAAGCCTGCCGCCTCCCCGTTCCTCGTCACTCCGACGCCGACCACCCCGGCGAAGAGTTCGTCGGTCGCGGGCGCGTACACCACCCCCAGGACGGGTTCACCACCGACCGCCAGGCCGATGCTGACGGCGAAGTCGGGACTGCCCGTCGTGAACTCCTTCGTGCCGTCGATGGGGTCCACGATCCACACGCGCTCCACACCCAGCCGCGCCGGGCTGTCGGCGGCCTCCTCGCTGAGCAGGCCGTCGTCCGGGAAGGCGGCGCGCAGCCCGGCCAGGATCAGGTCGGACGCCTCGCGGTCGGCGGCGGTCACGGGGTCGTCGGCGCTCGTCTTGTG
This window harbors:
- a CDS encoding GNAT family N-acetyltransferase — its product is MGVGAQETGIRWGRVTLKPVPEFTPAEWGTLYRFFRDRELADWNAAKPIRLPEWLFRRVMLEEEDTGERAGFGVLSETGTLIGSAELYDLRPPPPSTPTVATLGVMIGVRTLWGQGYGREAVMALLLWAFGGEEAGGRRVPLSRVRLTTFGHNRRAQRAFLACGFREVGRTEGPGRTDVHMEITRGEWQSARAGA
- a CDS encoding 3'(2'),5'-bisphosphate nucleotidase CysQ translates to MPAPLPPELHVATRLALEAGELLRGHLRRGLSVEHKTSADDPVTAADREASDLILAGLRAAFPDDGLLSEEAADSPARLGVERVWIVDPIDGTKEFTTGSPDFAVSIGLAVGGEPVLGVVYAPATDELFAGVVGVGVTRNGEAAGFNSRTAYVVSVSDTEYKRELHRHDLPGMSPSGSIALKLARIAAGEADVTFTMSPRSEWDIAAGHALVRAAGGDLRRRDGRPVRYNLTRPHIEQGLLAGRTDAIDWLEGELAARELPTAHLGLTGEDPAWGVLAEEDRAALVGHPGVFVRHAGGRTLALLVVGEGGTVERAEGDAFHLERLTRDVTRALGTLGQPSPGTGTGRLD